A genomic stretch from Spongiibacter nanhainus includes:
- a CDS encoding efflux RND transporter periplasmic adaptor subunit, with translation MKIQLNKSFFITVALLIATATLSHYSALWRMKETTGSDDVAAEKKPLYWVAPMDPNYKRDNPGKSPMGMDLIPVYKDAVGDQEIGTVTISPDVVNNLGVRTAPVTRGRLDLTISTVGYVQYDEDRLVHIHPRVEGWIEKLHVKAAGDPVIQGEPLYALYSPTLVNAQEELLLALKRNNPTLITAAMERLSALQVPHSEINRLKKSGKVSQTITITAPQSGVLDNLNTREGMFVKPGMEMMAIGQLEHIWVIGEIFERQAASVQVGDAVRMRLDYLPGREWKGNVDYIYPSLNAKTRTAQVRVHFDSSDRFLRPGMFAQMTIVTKPSRETLLIPREALIRTGSQSRVVLAKGEGRFKSIAVKVGRIGEDKVEILSGLKDGERIVTSAQFLIDSESSKTSDFKRMHHGEDQPSSVWVAATIKSVMPNHRMVTVKHEAIDAWEWPEMTMDFQVNPKVNFEALTLGTQLHMEITKLDNGQYEMTGTHIMSGESEEDISSEDEEKLDHSQMNHGEMDHSEMDHSQMNHAQMNQDGKEPNTVDHSKMDHSNQQQHSGDGE, from the coding sequence ATGAAGATTCAATTGAATAAATCTTTTTTCATTACAGTTGCCTTGTTGATTGCGACAGCGACCCTTTCGCACTACTCGGCCCTATGGCGTATGAAAGAGACCACAGGCAGTGATGACGTTGCTGCCGAGAAAAAACCACTCTACTGGGTCGCGCCGATGGACCCCAACTATAAGCGCGATAATCCGGGTAAATCTCCTATGGGGATGGATCTGATACCTGTGTATAAAGACGCGGTCGGCGATCAGGAGATTGGCACAGTCACCATCTCTCCGGATGTAGTTAACAATCTGGGGGTACGTACAGCCCCTGTCACTCGGGGGCGTTTGGATCTAACCATCAGTACAGTGGGTTATGTGCAATACGATGAAGATCGCCTTGTTCACATTCATCCACGGGTGGAGGGTTGGATCGAAAAGCTCCATGTCAAAGCTGCGGGTGATCCGGTTATACAGGGTGAGCCGCTGTATGCGTTGTATTCGCCGACTTTGGTCAATGCCCAGGAAGAACTGTTGCTGGCATTAAAACGAAATAATCCAACACTAATAACGGCTGCCATGGAGCGGCTATCGGCCTTGCAAGTGCCTCATTCAGAAATCAATCGCCTAAAAAAATCCGGCAAGGTTAGTCAGACCATTACCATCACCGCACCTCAATCTGGGGTATTGGATAATCTGAACACTCGGGAAGGGATGTTTGTTAAGCCGGGTATGGAGATGATGGCCATAGGCCAACTGGAGCATATCTGGGTGATTGGTGAAATATTTGAACGGCAGGCGGCCAGTGTGCAAGTGGGTGATGCAGTGCGCATGCGACTGGATTATTTACCCGGTCGCGAGTGGAAAGGAAATGTTGATTATATTTACCCCTCTCTGAACGCCAAAACGCGTACCGCTCAGGTTAGGGTGCATTTTGACAGCTCGGATAGATTCCTGAGGCCGGGCATGTTTGCGCAAATGACAATAGTTACCAAGCCCTCGCGGGAGACTTTACTCATTCCCCGTGAAGCACTGATTCGTACCGGTAGCCAATCAAGAGTGGTATTGGCAAAAGGTGAAGGGCGTTTTAAGTCCATCGCAGTGAAGGTAGGCAGAATTGGTGAAGATAAGGTGGAAATCCTTTCTGGTTTAAAAGACGGTGAGCGCATTGTTACGTCTGCCCAGTTCCTGATTGATTCCGAATCCAGCAAAACCTCAGACTTTAAGCGGATGCACCACGGCGAAGATCAGCCTAGCTCAGTTTGGGTTGCCGCCACGATCAAGAGCGTGATGCCGAATCATCGAATGGTGACAGTCAAGCATGAAGCGATTGATGCTTGGGAATGGCCAGAAATGACCATGGATTTTCAGGTTAATCCAAAAGTTAATTTTGAGGCGTTAACACTTGGTACTCAGCTGCACATGGAAATTACCAAGCTCGATAACGGGCAGTATGAAATGACTGGCACACATATTATGAGTGGCGAGAGTGAGGAGGACATATCTTCGGAGGACGAAGAGAAATTGGATCATAGTCAGATGAATCACGGTGAGATGGATCACTCCGAAATGGATCACAGCCAGATGAATCATGCACAAATGAACCAGGATGGTAAGGAACCTAACACGGTTGATCATTCAAAGATGGATCACTCCAATCAGCAACAGCACTCAGGTGACGGGGAGTAA
- a CDS encoding MerR family transcriptional regulator has product MKVIEMARRLGVTADTVRFYTRIKILNPTKSKANGYREYSDKDVNRLRFVLSARQLGFSVEDIQEILAHADKKKSPCPTVRRLIDQRLHETERQLRETLKLRDRMQQAVLEWSQKPDKAPTGHMLCHLIEEFTAEDRL; this is encoded by the coding sequence GTGAAAGTTATCGAAATGGCCAGGCGTTTAGGGGTTACGGCCGATACGGTGCGGTTTTATACCCGGATCAAGATTTTGAATCCCACAAAAAGCAAGGCCAATGGTTACCGGGAATACAGTGATAAAGATGTTAATCGCTTACGGTTCGTGCTGAGTGCCCGACAGTTGGGATTTTCGGTAGAGGATATTCAGGAGATTCTCGCCCATGCGGACAAGAAAAAGTCTCCTTGCCCAACGGTGCGCCGCTTGATTGATCAGCGCCTGCATGAAACCGAGCGACAGCTTAGGGAAACGTTGAAATTGCGGGATCGCATGCAACAGGCTGTGTTGGAGTGGAGTCAAAAGCCGGATAAGGCGCCAACGGGCCATATGCTTTGTCATCTGATCGAAGAATTCACTGCGGAGGATAGGTTATGA
- a CDS encoding heavy-metal-associated domain-containing protein has product MNTHKTPSAGQHRGGCCCAGKSSVSAEARDIRSVSDTSLPLHRLQVQGATCGGCVKSIEQTLKSVAGVSEVSMDLATGVASVIGVVEPKNLTDALDRVGFPATLIR; this is encoded by the coding sequence ATGAATACACACAAAACGCCAAGTGCGGGTCAACACCGAGGTGGTTGTTGCTGCGCCGGCAAATCATCCGTTTCTGCTGAAGCCCGAGATATCCGCAGCGTTAGCGATACGTCTCTTCCTCTTCATCGTTTACAGGTTCAGGGTGCCACCTGCGGTGGTTGCGTGAAAAGTATCGAGCAGACGTTGAAATCCGTTGCAGGGGTTAGCGAAGTGTCGATGGACCTGGCAACGGGCGTCGCTTCAGTCATTGGTGTGGTTGAACCAAAAAACCTTACCGATGCGTTGGATCGTGTGGGTTTTCCCGCAACGCTCATTCGCTAG
- a CDS encoding efflux RND transporter permease subunit, translated as MIESIIRWSVHNRFFVLLATLMLVGIGGWSLKNTPVDAIPDLSDVQVIIKTSYPGQAPQVVEDQVTYPLTTAMLSVPGAVTVRGYSFFGDSYVYVIFDEDTDAYWARSRVLEYLSQVAPTLPPSARPQLGPDATGVGWVYLYALVDRTGQHDISQLRSLQDWFLKYELQTVPGVSEVSALGGMVKQYQVKVNPDKLRAFNIPLSHIQMAIQRGNQEVGASVVEMSEAEYMVRASGYIQGIDDLRTIPLGLDMNGTPLLLKDVADIELGPQMRRGIAELNGEGEVVGGIVVMRFGENAQKTIDGVKAKLEKLKVGLPEGVEIVTVYDRSRLISSAIDSLWKSLVEELAIVALICVIFLFHVRSSLVAVVSLPLGILTAFIVMYWQGINANIMSLGGIAIAIGAMIDGAIVMIENMHKHMERTPLTPENRWKVVAESASEVGPALFFSLLIITVSFVPVFTLEAQEGRMFSPLAFTKTYAMAASAALAVTVVPVLMGYFIRGKVVAERKNPINRLLIAGYMPLLKGVLRFPKITLAMAGVVFLVGIWPLNKIGSEFIPDLDEGDLMYMPTTYPGLSIGKAREILQQTDKLIATVPEVETVFGKIGRAETATDPAPLTMIETFIQLKPREAWRDGMTTDKLKKELDALVKFPGLTNAWVMPIKTRIDMLATGIKTPVGIKVAGPDLKEIEKIGKRLEQVLKDVPGTASVYSERVAGGRYIKVDIQREKAARYGLNIADVQQVVATAIGGMNVAQTIEGLERYPVNLRYPQDYRNSPEQLALLPIVTTSGQRIALGDVARVYVEDGPPAIKSENARLNGWTFVDIDGVDVGSYVEDAMKVVADQVELPTSYSLNWSGQYEYMLRAKEKLSYVVPLTLAIIIVLLYLNFRSVAEVAIIMGTLPLAMIGSIWLMYLLGYNFSVAVGVGFIALAGVAVEIGVIMLVYLNQAHTLFLLQCEERGITPSMKGLREAVLHGAGLRVRPVMMTTVSTIVGLLPIMFSTGTGAEVVSRIAAPMVGGMLSALVLTLLVLPAVYLLWKQGKVDE; from the coding sequence ATGATTGAATCCATTATTCGCTGGTCCGTTCATAACCGTTTTTTTGTGCTGCTGGCCACTTTGATGTTGGTGGGAATTGGTGGCTGGTCCCTTAAAAATACACCGGTAGATGCTATTCCCGATTTGTCGGACGTGCAGGTGATTATCAAAACCAGTTATCCGGGGCAGGCGCCGCAGGTGGTGGAAGATCAGGTCACCTATCCGCTGACTACTGCCATGTTGTCAGTACCGGGTGCGGTCACCGTACGCGGCTACTCGTTTTTTGGCGACTCCTATGTCTATGTCATTTTTGATGAAGATACCGATGCTTACTGGGCCCGCTCGCGGGTATTGGAATACCTGTCGCAGGTGGCGCCGACGCTGCCACCCAGTGCCAGACCACAATTGGGACCGGATGCGACTGGCGTGGGATGGGTTTATCTCTACGCGTTGGTAGATAGAACTGGTCAGCACGACATCAGTCAGTTGCGCAGCCTGCAGGATTGGTTTTTGAAATACGAACTGCAAACGGTGCCGGGGGTGTCAGAAGTCTCTGCGCTTGGCGGTATGGTCAAACAGTATCAGGTCAAAGTAAATCCGGACAAGCTTCGTGCTTTTAATATTCCTCTCTCTCATATCCAGATGGCCATCCAACGTGGTAATCAGGAAGTTGGTGCTTCTGTTGTGGAGATGAGTGAAGCGGAATATATGGTGCGTGCCAGTGGCTATATCCAGGGTATTGACGATCTGAGAACCATTCCTCTGGGTTTGGATATGAATGGCACACCGCTGTTATTAAAGGATGTGGCCGATATTGAACTGGGTCCGCAAATGCGCCGTGGTATTGCTGAACTTAATGGTGAGGGAGAAGTGGTAGGTGGGATTGTCGTCATGCGCTTTGGCGAGAATGCCCAGAAAACCATTGATGGCGTCAAAGCAAAGTTGGAAAAACTCAAGGTGGGTTTGCCGGAAGGCGTAGAAATTGTCACGGTTTACGACCGATCTCGATTGATCTCTAGCGCCATTGACAGTTTATGGAAAAGTCTGGTTGAAGAGCTTGCTATCGTCGCGTTGATCTGTGTCATTTTCTTATTTCATGTCAGGTCATCACTGGTGGCAGTCGTTAGCCTGCCGCTGGGAATCCTGACGGCCTTTATTGTGATGTACTGGCAAGGCATTAATGCAAACATTATGTCCCTTGGAGGAATCGCGATTGCCATCGGTGCCATGATAGATGGTGCGATTGTGATGATTGAAAATATGCATAAGCATATGGAACGTACGCCGTTGACGCCAGAGAACCGTTGGAAAGTGGTGGCAGAGTCTGCCAGCGAAGTCGGCCCGGCATTGTTTTTCAGTCTGCTGATTATCACCGTCAGCTTTGTGCCGGTATTTACCCTGGAGGCTCAGGAAGGCCGAATGTTTAGTCCCCTAGCCTTCACTAAAACCTATGCCATGGCCGCCAGCGCCGCGTTGGCAGTGACAGTGGTGCCGGTGTTGATGGGGTATTTTATCAGGGGCAAGGTGGTCGCCGAGAGAAAAAACCCCATCAACAGGTTGCTGATTGCAGGCTATATGCCGCTGCTCAAGGGTGTTTTGCGCTTTCCAAAAATCACACTCGCCATGGCTGGCGTTGTGTTTCTTGTTGGGATCTGGCCGCTTAACAAGATTGGCAGCGAATTCATACCCGATCTGGATGAAGGCGACCTGATGTACATGCCCACTACCTATCCGGGCCTGTCCATCGGCAAGGCGCGGGAAATCCTGCAACAGACTGACAAGCTGATTGCCACAGTTCCGGAAGTAGAAACCGTATTTGGCAAAATTGGACGGGCTGAAACTGCTACAGATCCGGCGCCGCTAACCATGATTGAAACCTTTATTCAGTTGAAACCCAGAGAGGCGTGGCGCGATGGCATGACCACCGACAAACTCAAGAAGGAGCTTGATGCGCTGGTGAAGTTTCCCGGCTTGACCAATGCCTGGGTGATGCCCATCAAAACCCGCATCGACATGCTGGCTACCGGTATAAAAACCCCGGTGGGTATTAAGGTGGCTGGCCCCGACCTCAAGGAGATCGAAAAAATCGGCAAGCGTTTGGAGCAGGTGCTCAAAGATGTACCTGGCACAGCCTCAGTATATTCCGAGCGAGTAGCGGGTGGCCGTTATATCAAGGTGGATATTCAGCGAGAAAAAGCCGCACGCTATGGCCTCAATATCGCCGATGTGCAGCAAGTGGTTGCCACCGCTATAGGCGGTATGAACGTAGCGCAGACTATCGAAGGGCTGGAACGTTACCCCGTCAACCTGCGTTACCCACAAGATTATCGCAACTCTCCCGAGCAGTTAGCTCTGCTGCCTATTGTCACGACCAGTGGTCAGCGCATTGCATTGGGGGATGTTGCTCGTGTTTATGTTGAAGACGGGCCGCCTGCCATCAAGAGTGAAAACGCCCGTCTTAATGGTTGGACCTTTGTCGATATCGACGGAGTGGATGTCGGCAGTTATGTGGAAGACGCTATGAAAGTGGTGGCCGATCAGGTCGAACTACCAACAAGCTACTCCCTGAATTGGTCGGGACAGTATGAATACATGTTGCGGGCCAAAGAGAAGCTCTCCTACGTGGTGCCTCTGACTCTGGCAATTATCATCGTGCTGCTCTATTTAAATTTCCGCAGTGTTGCCGAGGTCGCCATCATTATGGGCACCTTACCACTGGCAATGATTGGGTCCATCTGGTTGATGTATTTGCTTGGTTACAACTTTTCCGTTGCTGTGGGTGTGGGTTTTATCGCGTTGGCGGGCGTGGCGGTAGAAATTGGCGTCATTATGCTGGTCTATCTCAACCAGGCACATACGCTTTTCTTGCTTCAGTGTGAGGAGCGGGGCATCACACCGAGTATGAAAGGATTACGGGAAGCTGTTCTTCACGGTGCAGGCTTACGTGTTAGACCGGTGATGATGACGACAGTCTCTACTATTGTCGGCTTACTGCCGATCATGTTCAGTACCGGTACAGGGGCGGAAGTGGTCAGCAGAATTGCTGCACCTATGGTGGGGGGCATGCTCAGTGCTTTGGTATTGACATTGTTGGTATTGCCGGCGGTTTATTTGCTTTGGAAGCAGGGCAAGGTAGATGAATAG